Proteins from a single region of Dysosmobacter acutus:
- a CDS encoding UvrD-helicase domain-containing protein → MYIADLHIHSRFSRATSRDCDLPHLDWWARRKGIHLLGTGDFTHPAWRAELKEQLLPAGDGVYTLREELLLPDREAAEAPRFVVTGEISSIYKRDGKTRKVHNLILLPSLKDADELSARLEAIGNIHSDGRPILGLDSRDLLELTLETCPGAELIPAHIWTPHFAMFGAFSGFDTMEECFGDLTPHIHAVETGLSSDPPMNWRLSALDHLTLVSNSDAHSPSKLGREANLLDADLSYPHLMQAIRTGKGFTGTIEFFPEEGKYHLDGHRSCGVCLTPTETEEREGRCPVCGKKLTIGVEHRVEELADRPHGFRPQSAKPFESLAPLPEVIAASTGASAAGKKTLEQYEHMLRELGPEFHILREVSIPDIERVSGPCVAEGIRRLRLGQVQRRAGFDGEYGAISLLTPAEISLLSGQVSLFGAAAPSQLPRRQRTLKKTTPAPAPSSPEAVSLNPEQRQAVCAPERTVAVVAGPGTGKTKTLVARIAHLVEERGVKPGEITAVTFTNQAAAEMRQRLEQRLGGKRAVSSMTIGTFHAICLKLLGRVRLISQGEALETASAVLREAGSRKSPKALLQAVSRIKNGSSPEGAELEESLYEAYGARLKESGLLDFDDLLTEALKLDTTGRRGFTHLLVDEFQDINAVQYDLVRAWSRSGASLFVIGDGDQSIYGFRGASGRCFRQLMEEYPERREIRLMENYRSTPEILESALGVIAKNPGGLRRLRPNRLSGPQVRLVRAAGGFEESVFIAKEIGRMTGGVDMLEAQGLNHERNARAFSDIAVLCRTHRQLELVEKCLRHDDIPCVVTGREEFLERDEVRGLLSFFHFLLSPGHGAALKTALRLVWDCPADLIQIAQAACRDLEVLNPEALRDTARGHGLLEDWLARTEAYLPLVGSEKPWRLIERWIEQYGGSPALKQLKNTAVFHASFPDFLNALTLGQEADLCRAAGKGWESGAVRLMTFHASKGLEFPAVFLAGVDTLPLEAQTRTTDVEEERRLFYVGMTRAREELILTAGSGESLFLKELPECVRWETARKSARPAEQISLF, encoded by the coding sequence TTGTATATTGCCGATCTCCATATCCACTCCCGCTTTTCCCGGGCCACCAGCCGCGACTGCGACCTGCCCCACCTGGACTGGTGGGCCCGGCGCAAGGGCATCCACCTCTTGGGCACCGGGGACTTTACCCACCCCGCCTGGCGCGCGGAGCTGAAAGAGCAGCTGCTTCCCGCCGGGGACGGGGTCTACACGCTGCGTGAGGAGCTGCTCCTTCCGGACAGGGAGGCGGCGGAGGCGCCCCGCTTTGTGGTCACGGGTGAGATCAGCTCCATCTATAAGCGGGACGGAAAGACCCGCAAGGTCCACAACCTCATCCTTCTTCCAAGCCTGAAGGACGCGGACGAGCTCTCCGCCAGACTGGAGGCCATCGGCAACATCCACTCCGACGGCCGCCCCATCCTGGGCTTGGACAGCAGGGACCTTTTGGAGCTGACGCTGGAGACATGCCCCGGCGCGGAGCTGATCCCCGCCCACATCTGGACGCCGCACTTTGCCATGTTCGGCGCCTTTTCCGGCTTTGACACCATGGAGGAGTGCTTCGGCGATCTGACGCCCCACATCCACGCCGTGGAGACCGGCCTCTCCTCCGATCCGCCGATGAACTGGCGTCTCTCCGCCCTGGACCATCTGACGCTGGTGTCCAATTCCGACGCCCACTCCCCCTCCAAGTTGGGCCGGGAGGCCAATCTGTTGGACGCGGACCTCTCCTATCCCCACCTGATGCAGGCCATCCGTACCGGCAAGGGGTTTACGGGAACCATTGAATTTTTCCCCGAGGAGGGCAAATACCACCTGGACGGCCACCGCAGCTGCGGCGTCTGCCTCACACCGACCGAGACGGAGGAGCGGGAGGGCCGCTGTCCGGTGTGCGGAAAAAAGCTCACCATCGGCGTGGAGCACCGGGTGGAGGAGCTGGCCGACCGGCCTCACGGCTTCCGCCCCCAATCCGCCAAGCCCTTTGAAAGCCTGGCCCCTCTGCCGGAGGTTATCGCCGCCTCCACCGGAGCCTCCGCCGCCGGGAAAAAGACGTTGGAGCAGTATGAGCATATGCTCCGGGAACTGGGTCCGGAATTTCACATCCTGCGGGAGGTCTCCATCCCCGACATTGAGCGCGTGTCAGGCCCCTGCGTGGCGGAGGGCATCCGCCGCCTCCGGCTGGGCCAGGTGCAGCGGCGCGCCGGGTTTGACGGGGAGTACGGCGCCATCTCTCTGCTGACTCCCGCCGAGATCTCACTGCTCAGCGGCCAGGTCTCCCTGTTCGGCGCTGCGGCTCCCAGCCAGCTGCCCAGGCGTCAGCGGACGCTGAAGAAGACCACTCCAGCCCCCGCCCCATCCTCCCCGGAGGCGGTCTCCCTCAACCCGGAGCAGCGCCAGGCGGTCTGCGCGCCGGAGCGGACGGTGGCCGTGGTGGCCGGGCCGGGAACGGGCAAGACCAAGACCCTGGTCGCGCGGATTGCCCACCTGGTGGAGGAGCGTGGCGTCAAGCCCGGCGAAATCACCGCCGTCACCTTCACCAACCAGGCTGCCGCCGAGATGCGCCAGCGGCTGGAGCAGCGGCTGGGCGGCAAGCGGGCCGTGTCCTCCATGACCATCGGCACCTTCCATGCCATCTGCTTAAAGCTCTTGGGCAGGGTGCGCCTCATCAGTCAGGGGGAGGCCCTTGAGACCGCGTCCGCCGTGCTGCGGGAGGCCGGAAGCCGGAAGAGCCCCAAGGCCCTTTTGCAGGCGGTTTCCCGGATCAAAAACGGTTCATCCCCGGAGGGGGCGGAGCTGGAGGAGTCCCTGTACGAGGCCTACGGTGCCCGTCTCAAAGAATCGGGCCTCCTTGACTTTGACGATCTGCTGACAGAGGCGCTGAAGTTAGACACCACCGGACGCAGGGGGTTTACCCACCTGCTGGTGGATGAATTCCAGGATATCAACGCGGTCCAGTACGACCTGGTCCGCGCCTGGAGCCGGAGTGGCGCAAGCCTTTTCGTCATCGGCGACGGCGACCAGTCCATCTACGGCTTCCGCGGCGCCAGCGGACGCTGCTTCCGGCAATTGATGGAGGAGTATCCTGAGAGGCGGGAAATCCGCCTCATGGAAAACTACCGCTCCACGCCCGAGATTCTGGAATCCGCCCTTGGGGTCATCGCAAAAAACCCCGGCGGCCTCCGCCGCCTCCGACCCAACCGTCTCTCCGGTCCCCAGGTGCGCCTGGTGCGGGCCGCGGGAGGGTTTGAAGAGAGCGTTTTCATTGCCAAAGAGATTGGCCGCATGACCGGCGGCGTGGACATGTTAGAGGCCCAGGGACTAAATCACGAGCGGAATGCCCGGGCCTTTTCCGACATTGCCGTCCTCTGCCGCACCCATCGTCAGCTGGAGTTAGTGGAAAAGTGTCTGCGCCACGACGACATTCCCTGTGTGGTAACGGGCCGGGAGGAGTTTTTGGAGCGGGACGAGGTCCGTGGCCTCCTCTCCTTTTTCCACTTTCTCCTGAGCCCCGGCCACGGCGCGGCCCTAAAAACCGCTCTGCGCCTTGTGTGGGACTGCCCCGCCGATCTGATCCAAATCGCCCAGGCAGCCTGCCGCGACCTGGAGGTTCTGAACCCGGAGGCCCTGCGGGATACCGCGCGGGGCCACGGCCTCCTGGAGGATTGGCTGGCCCGGACGGAAGCCTATTTGCCCCTGGTGGGCAGTGAAAAGCCCTGGCGGTTAATCGAGCGCTGGATAGAGCAGTACGGCGGTTCGCCCGCCCTAAAACAGCTGAAAAACACGGCGGTTTTCCACGCCTCCTTCCCCGACTTCCTGAATGCGTTGACCCTGGGACAGGAGGCGGACCTGTGCCGCGCGGCGGGAAAAGGCTGGGAGTCCGGCGCGGTGCGTCTCATGACCTTCCACGCATCCAAAGGGCTGGAGTTCCCGGCGGTCTTTCTGGCCGGCGTGGATACCCTCCCCCTGGAGGCCCAGACCCGGACCACGGATGTGGAGGAGGAACGGAGGTTGTTCTATGTGGGCATGACCCGCGCCCGGGAGGAGCTGATCCTCACCGCCGGATCCGGAGAGTCTTTGTTCCTGAAGGAGCTTCCGGAGTGCGTGCGGTGGGAAACCGCGCGGAAAAGCGCGCGCCCGGCGGAGCAGATCAGCCTGTTTTAA
- a CDS encoding LysR family transcriptional regulator — MRTFIYVSEQCSFTKAAERLGYSQSTVSFQIRQLEEELNVRLFERIHHTVKLTDQGREVLRYAHRMDKLRAELEQDLREEKEVTGHVRLAMADSLCTQLGRTFQDFWIRYPGISLKIIAAGTEEMFRLLNHNEVDLVFTLDNHIYNTEYRLIREEKIETHFVAAPDCPLVGRERVSVREVADYPFLLTEKGMSYRRLMDEQLASRSLEVSPILETGNTEIICQLVSRGAGCAFLPDYATEEDVLAGRLVRLKVDDFTVEVWKQLFCHRDKWVSPHLQSVMAYCAGI; from the coding sequence TTGAGAACATTCATCTATGTCTCGGAGCAGTGCAGCTTTACAAAGGCGGCGGAGCGGCTGGGGTATTCCCAGTCCACGGTCTCCTTCCAGATCAGGCAGCTGGAGGAGGAGCTGAACGTGCGGCTCTTTGAGCGGATTCATCACACGGTGAAGCTGACGGACCAGGGACGGGAAGTGCTGCGCTACGCCCACCGGATGGACAAGCTGAGAGCGGAACTGGAGCAGGACCTGCGGGAGGAGAAAGAGGTGACGGGCCACGTGCGCCTGGCTATGGCGGATTCGCTGTGCACCCAGTTGGGCAGGACGTTTCAGGATTTTTGGATAAGGTACCCGGGCATCAGCCTGAAAATCATTGCGGCGGGCACGGAGGAGATGTTCCGGCTTTTAAACCACAATGAGGTGGACCTGGTCTTCACGCTGGATAATCACATCTACAATACGGAGTACCGGCTGATCCGGGAGGAAAAGATTGAGACCCATTTTGTGGCCGCGCCGGACTGCCCCCTTGTCGGGCGGGAGCGTGTTTCCGTCCGGGAGGTGGCAGACTACCCTTTCCTCCTGACGGAGAAGGGGATGAGCTACCGCCGCCTGATGGATGAACAGCTGGCGTCCCGCTCCCTGGAGGTCAGCCCCATTCTGGAGACGGGCAACACGGAGATCATCTGTCAGCTGGTGTCCCGGGGAGCGGGGTGCGCCTTCCTCCCGGATTACGCTACCGAGGAGGATGTGCTGGCGGGACGGCTGGTGCGGCTAAAGGTGGATGATTTTACGGTGGAGGTTTGGAAGCAGCTGTTCTGCCATCGGGACAAGTGGGTATCCCCCCATCTTCAGTCCGTGATGGCCTACTGCGCCGGAATCTGA
- a CDS encoding alanine/glycine:cation symporter family protein yields MEPIIRLISTVYQFLWGDLFSIPLPGGGAVGISLLVLLLIPTGIYFTIRTRFLPIRLFPEMLRVAAEKRSRDRRHGISGLQALIVSTATRVGMGNLVGVVAAISAGGAGAVFWMWISALLGSSTAFIEATLAQLHKQKDPLYGGYRGGPAYYIHRFVEEKLGGTARRYSVIAVLFAISGLICWCGISQVISNSVSSAFQNAFQIPPLYTTVVLVALAAVIVLRKNATVKVLDVLVPIMAGCYFVITLFLLIKNAALLPSVFQRIFSEAFGLRQAVAGGFGAVLMNGVKRGLFSNEAGSGSAPCAAAAADVSHPAKSGLLQALGVFIDTIVICSCTALIMLVTPETNVAGMEGMDLLQASMQYHLGRFGVVFIAVVLWLFSFSTFIGILFYARSNVAYLFGDNWFSQTAYKVLALGMLFIGGLATYTFVWDLGDVGIGLMTIFNIAVILPMSKQALASLREYEQLHK; encoded by the coding sequence ATGGAACCGATTATCCGACTTATTTCCACTGTCTATCAGTTTTTATGGGGGGACCTCTTTTCCATTCCCCTGCCCGGCGGAGGCGCTGTGGGCATTTCGCTTCTGGTGCTGCTTTTGATTCCCACCGGCATTTACTTCACCATCCGCACCCGTTTTCTGCCAATCCGTCTCTTTCCGGAAATGCTGCGCGTTGCCGCGGAAAAGCGGTCCAGAGACCGCAGGCACGGCATCTCCGGCCTTCAGGCGCTGATTGTCTCCACCGCCACCCGGGTGGGAATGGGAAACCTGGTCGGCGTGGTCGCGGCCATCTCCGCAGGCGGGGCGGGCGCGGTGTTCTGGATGTGGATTTCCGCCCTTCTGGGCTCCTCCACCGCCTTCATTGAGGCCACGCTGGCCCAGCTCCACAAGCAGAAAGATCCTCTCTACGGCGGCTACCGGGGCGGTCCCGCCTACTATATTCACCGTTTCGTCGAGGAAAAGTTGGGCGGAACAGCCCGGCGGTATTCCGTAATTGCGGTTCTTTTTGCCATCTCCGGCCTGATCTGCTGGTGCGGCATCAGCCAGGTCATCAGCAACTCCGTCTCCAGCGCCTTTCAAAACGCATTTCAGATTCCGCCCCTTTACACCACGGTGGTTCTGGTCGCGCTGGCCGCCGTCATCGTGCTGCGGAAAAACGCCACGGTGAAGGTACTGGACGTGCTGGTGCCCATCATGGCGGGCTGCTATTTTGTCATTACCCTGTTCCTGCTGATTAAAAACGCGGCGCTTCTGCCCTCGGTCTTTCAGCGCATCTTCTCCGAGGCGTTTGGTCTGCGGCAGGCGGTGGCCGGCGGTTTTGGAGCCGTACTGATGAACGGTGTGAAGCGGGGCCTTTTCTCCAACGAGGCCGGCTCCGGCTCCGCCCCCTGCGCAGCGGCCGCGGCGGACGTATCCCATCCGGCCAAGTCGGGACTCCTCCAGGCTCTGGGCGTGTTCATCGACACCATTGTCATCTGCAGCTGCACGGCTCTGATCATGCTGGTCACACCGGAGACCAACGTGGCCGGCATGGAGGGCATGGACCTGCTCCAGGCCTCCATGCAGTATCATCTGGGCCGGTTCGGCGTGGTGTTCATCGCCGTGGTTCTGTGGCTGTTCAGCTTTTCCACCTTCATCGGCATCCTCTTCTACGCACGTTCCAACGTGGCTTATCTCTTCGGAGACAACTGGTTCTCTCAGACCGCCTACAAGGTGCTGGCGCTGGGGATGCTGTTCATCGGAGGGCTGGCCACCTACACGTTCGTGTGGGACTTGGGAGACGTGGGAATCGGCCTGATGACCATTTTCAACATCGCCGTCATCCTCCCCATGTCCAAGCAGGCCCTTGCCTCTTTGCGGGAGTACGAACAACTGCACAAGTAA
- a CDS encoding helix-turn-helix transcriptional regulator, protein MCQYKSLLRMFLRDTLYSYRKDHGLSQEQMAELLHISPRSYIDQEHGRYSFSAPTMMFFILALSDEEKLALIHGFKEYMEKAEERGDVM, encoded by the coding sequence ATGTGCCAGTACAAATCATTACTCCGTATGTTTCTGCGCGACACACTGTATTCCTACCGCAAAGACCACGGGCTCTCACAGGAGCAGATGGCGGAGCTTCTGCACATTTCACCCCGCTCGTATATCGACCAGGAGCACGGCAGGTACAGCTTTTCCGCGCCCACCATGATGTTTTTCATCCTTGCTCTTTCGGATGAGGAAAAGTTGGCCTTGATTCACGGGTTCAAGGAGTACATGGAGAAGGCTGAGGAGCGTGGGGATGTGATGTGA
- a CDS encoding D-Ala-D-Ala carboxypeptidase family metallohydrolase codes for MSDHCAVTIPLKDVARIQVYINSPRKTLSSIKQATGADYLLNGTLYNMSTGAVNCHLKVEGRVIARPGYSVYGYAWDVGPDIAMRVLPANTANYIACTPLIIGGVKSARPTYDPGQGGRRGRSAIGIKGDRLALYCTRDGGSMARTPEGLRDDLYAAGWDSAVMLDGGGSSQCDFAGKKITSSRKVQHLILVYLRKGDAYEPKGDKPMIEINAYSKKADGAKKLSTNFKVSEFACKDGSDAILVAPRLVMVLQSIRSHFGRAVNITSAYRTPQYNEKVGGAAQSQHCYGTAADITLSGVSVDKIASYARQILPDWGGVGVYAKQGFVHVDVRDVKADWNE; via the coding sequence GTGAGTGACCATTGCGCCGTCACCATTCCTTTGAAGGACGTCGCCCGCATTCAGGTTTACATCAACAGCCCCCGCAAGACACTGTCCTCCATCAAGCAGGCCACCGGGGCGGACTACCTCCTCAATGGAACGCTCTACAACATGTCCACCGGGGCCGTCAACTGCCACCTGAAGGTGGAGGGCAGGGTGATTGCCAGGCCGGGGTACTCCGTATACGGCTATGCCTGGGATGTTGGGCCGGACATCGCCATGCGGGTGCTGCCAGCAAACACGGCCAATTACATCGCCTGTACGCCGCTCATCATCGGCGGGGTGAAATCGGCCAGGCCCACCTACGACCCCGGCCAGGGCGGGAGAAGGGGCCGCAGCGCAATCGGGATCAAGGGGGACCGGCTGGCCCTGTACTGCACACGGGACGGGGGGAGCATGGCCCGGACGCCGGAAGGGCTGCGGGATGACCTCTATGCCGCCGGGTGGGACAGCGCGGTCATGTTGGACGGCGGCGGCAGCTCCCAGTGCGACTTTGCCGGGAAGAAGATCACAAGCTCCCGGAAGGTCCAGCATTTGATTCTGGTGTACCTCCGCAAGGGGGACGCATATGAGCCGAAAGGAGACAAGCCCATGATTGAGATAAACGCGTACAGCAAGAAGGCAGACGGCGCCAAGAAGCTGTCTACCAACTTTAAGGTCAGCGAGTTCGCCTGCAAGGACGGCAGCGACGCGATCCTGGTGGCGCCGCGTCTGGTGATGGTGCTCCAGAGCATCCGGAGCCACTTTGGCAGGGCGGTGAACATCACCAGCGCCTACCGTACGCCCCAGTACAACGAGAAGGTGGGCGGGGCGGCGCAGAGCCAGCACTGCTATGGCACGGCGGCCGACATCACGCTCAGCGGCGTCAGCGTGGACAAGATAGCATCCTATGCCCGGCAGATCCTGCCGGACTGGGGCGGCGTGGGCGTCTATGCCAAGCAGGGCTTTGTCCACGTGGATGTGCGGGACGTAAAGGCGGACTGGAACGAATAA
- a CDS encoding phage holin family protein, translating into MDITSLGITGVAVITVICYLIGQAVKVTGLDNKYIPVIVGTTGGILGVAGMFLMPDFPANDYMTAVAVGIVSGLAATGINQVVKQMGGGGSE; encoded by the coding sequence ATGGACATTACCTCATTGGGCATCACGGGGGTGGCGGTGATCACGGTGATCTGCTACCTGATCGGCCAGGCGGTCAAGGTGACGGGTCTTGACAACAAGTACATCCCCGTGATCGTGGGTACGACGGGCGGTATATTGGGCGTGGCGGGCATGTTCCTCATGCCGGACTTCCCGGCTAACGACTACATGACCGCCGTGGCCGTGGGCATCGTGAGCGGCCTCGCCGCCACGGGCATTAACCAGGTGGTCAAGCAGATGGGCGGTGGAGGCAGTGAGTGA
- a CDS encoding emp24/gp25L/p24 family protein — protein sequence MKDRVPTKPGRVKLTPVSGQANTYDMVRADQPTQEGTPLGKATLFDSGAEQAVFGDATGDHTPAEAFAALPNRIEPIGTIKTTVRTDLGDKWLLCNGDTIYGSEYRELVDLLYKKGGPFSKNFAEVNLWDGGISSQLNFIKYINGYFVVGGQRRVNNTYYASIAYAASLDGEWISLDLWSGSSSTTLNDITYANGYWVACGRRYYNTTNYAYIAYSTSISTGWATKELWYGGSNSYASEAKGVEYGNDGYWVVCGTAYGDNDNPSICRIAYAASPYDTWTNKSLYSSGNTDDTLYCIKYANGYWVAAGMAYSSGYSTSIFYTTSPSGTWTRKQLWKGLNSGANNAIHRLKYINGYWIACGEYYTSSYACNAMISYATTPSDTWTNKIVWSSTTTSSEGSRGEAVYDIVYTEGRWVVCGHAFNITNRKKGRLAYTSSFDNEWMLEDLWTDVDHNGGLSGIIYTDGVFGICGQYAPNKGHLWYSIDAIALPIVEGDFYAYIKAKEGFSEPVVELTLVVNTYVMPSFNGLTVTCPDGTTLHGTSDKVEQTVTFTFTVNQYGTYTAEVDNGKEGINSGSVTFAEGGPTTQTISV from the coding sequence ATGAAAGATCGTGTGCCGACAAAGCCGGGGCGGGTAAAGCTGACTCCGGTTTCCGGGCAGGCCAACACCTATGACATGGTACGGGCGGACCAGCCCACGCAGGAGGGGACGCCGCTGGGGAAGGCGACTCTGTTTGACTCTGGTGCGGAACAAGCGGTGTTTGGAGATGCTACGGGGGATCATACGCCGGCGGAGGCGTTTGCCGCGCTGCCGAACAGGATCGAGCCGATCGGGACCATTAAGACTACGGTGCGGACTGATCTTGGAGACAAATGGCTGCTGTGCAATGGAGACACTATTTATGGATCAGAGTATCGGGAACTGGTTGATTTGCTGTATAAGAAAGGTGGCCCTTTTAGCAAAAACTTTGCGGAAGTAAATTTATGGGATGGCGGAATATCTTCTCAACTCAATTTCATTAAGTATATAAATGGTTATTTTGTTGTTGGCGGTCAAAGGCGCGTTAACAATACTTATTACGCCTCTATAGCCTATGCTGCATCTCTTGACGGTGAATGGATAAGTTTAGATTTGTGGTCTGGCAGCAGCAGTACTACCCTAAACGATATCACATATGCGAACGGGTATTGGGTTGCTTGCGGAAGACGATACTATAACACCACAAATTACGCGTATATCGCATACTCAACATCTATCTCTACAGGGTGGGCGACCAAAGAATTATGGTATGGCGGAAGCAACTCTTATGCATCTGAAGCGAAAGGTGTTGAGTATGGAAATGACGGCTATTGGGTAGTTTGCGGGACCGCGTACGGAGACAATGACAACCCGAGCATATGTAGAATTGCATATGCGGCATCTCCATATGATACTTGGACGAATAAAAGCCTATACAGCAGCGGAAACACTGATGACACTTTGTATTGTATTAAGTATGCAAATGGCTACTGGGTAGCTGCCGGAATGGCCTATAGTTCCGGTTACAGTACGTCTATTTTTTATACCACTTCACCGAGTGGGACTTGGACAAGAAAACAATTGTGGAAAGGTCTTAATAGCGGAGCCAACAATGCAATCCACCGCCTTAAATATATAAACGGCTATTGGATCGCTTGCGGAGAATATTACACAAGCAGTTATGCATGTAACGCTATGATATCATATGCCACAACTCCAAGTGACACATGGACAAATAAAATCGTATGGTCTTCCACCACGACCAGCAGTGAGGGCAGCAGAGGCGAAGCGGTATATGATATCGTATATACCGAAGGCCGTTGGGTGGTTTGTGGCCATGCATTTAACATAACCAATCGTAAAAAAGGCCGTTTAGCATACACTTCATCTTTCGATAATGAGTGGATGTTGGAGGACCTATGGACTGACGTGGATCACAATGGAGGATTAAGCGGCATTATATACACGGACGGTGTTTTTGGAATTTGCGGACAATATGCCCCCAATAAAGGCCATCTCTGGTATTCGATAGATGCAATCGCGCTTCCAATAGTTGAGGGCGATTTTTACGCCTACATCAAAGCAAAGGAAGGGTTTTCAGAACCGGTCGTAGAGCTGACGCTGGTCGTGAACACCTATGTCATGCCGTCGTTTAACGGCCTTACTGTCACCTGCCCGGATGGGACAACTCTGCACGGAACCAGCGACAAGGTGGAGCAGACGGTTACATTCACATTTACCGTAAACCAGTACGGAACCTATACCGCTGAGGTGGACAACGGCAAGGAGGGCATCAACTCCGGCTCCGTCACCTTTGCTGAAGGCGGCCCCACCACACAGACCATCAGCGTATAA
- a CDS encoding Ig-like domain-containing protein, protein MAISQVRARINSTWHTLTYNSATGKYEATITAPGATSYHQSGGYYNVTVEATNDAGTTATADGSTLDGLKLVVKEKVAPVITILSPTSGAYVTNSKQPVVFNVVDESGGSGVDLSSLVVKLDGAAVASSAIASTAIANGYSVTYTPVSALSDGPHTVQITCSDHDGNAAAAKSTTYTVDTVPPVLNVTAPTDGLITNATALTVRGTTNDATSSPVSVAIKLNGTDQGAVTVGSDGAFTKAVVLSEGSNTIVVTATDAAGKTSSVTRTITLDTSVPTIQSATITPNPADAGATVVISVQIG, encoded by the coding sequence ATGGCAATCTCACAGGTGCGTGCCCGGATAAACAGCACGTGGCACACCCTTACATACAACAGCGCCACCGGGAAGTATGAGGCCACCATCACGGCCCCGGGCGCAACCTCGTACCACCAAAGCGGCGGCTACTACAATGTAACTGTGGAGGCGACCAATGACGCGGGCACCACGGCGACGGCGGACGGCTCCACACTGGACGGCCTGAAGCTGGTGGTGAAGGAGAAGGTGGCTCCGGTCATCACCATCCTCTCACCCACCTCCGGGGCCTATGTGACCAACTCCAAACAGCCGGTGGTCTTCAATGTGGTGGACGAATCCGGCGGCTCAGGCGTGGATTTAAGCTCCCTTGTGGTCAAGTTGGACGGGGCCGCAGTGGCGTCCTCCGCCATTGCCTCCACGGCAATTGCAAACGGGTACAGTGTGACCTATACCCCTGTAAGTGCCTTGTCGGACGGGCCCCACACGGTGCAGATCACCTGCTCCGACCACGACGGTAACGCGGCCGCGGCAAAGAGCACCACATATACTGTGGACACCGTGCCGCCGGTTCTCAATGTGACGGCGCCCACTGACGGCCTGATTACCAACGCCACGGCCCTGACTGTGCGCGGCACCACCAACGACGCCACCTCCAGCCCGGTCAGCGTGGCAATCAAGCTGAATGGGACAGACCAGGGCGCGGTGACGGTTGGTTCCGACGGTGCGTTTACAAAGGCGGTCGTCCTCTCCGAGGGCAGCAACACCATCGTGGTCACAGCCACAGACGCCGCCGGGAAGACCTCCAGTGTGACCAGGACGATCACCCTGGATACCAGCGTACCCACCATCCAAAGCGCGACGATCACGCCCAATCCCGCTGACGCCGGAGCTACGGTGGTCATCTCCGTCCAGATTGGGTGA